The region TACACAGCAGATGTTATATATGATTTTGTGGAAGTTGCGAGAAAAATGATAGATGATATTAAAAAACCAAAAGAGCAAAGAATTGATTTGGGAAAATTAAAAGTTTTAGTTGTTTTTATGACTAAAAAACAAAGGCAAATAATTGGTTGTAGGGTTTTAGATGGAGAGGTTAGGAAAGGAGTAAGATTAGAGATTTTAAGAGATGGAGAGGTTATAGGAGAGGGTAAACTTATAAGTTTGGAGAAAAACAAACAAGATATAGGTCAAGCAAAGAAAGGAGATGAAGTTGGCATATTATATGAGGGCAATGTGAAAATAGAAGTTGGCGACGAGATAAACGTTTATTACATTGAGAAATAAATTTTATGACAGAAAGAAGATTGCAAAGAATAAAGAAAAGAATAGGGGAATCAGTTAGCGGAGTATTAATGGGCTATGATATTTTTGAAACAGATGAGATTATAAATGTTATAGATATTAATGTTTCCAAAAATATTAGTAAGGTTCAGATTTTTGTTGAGATAATATCTTCTAATGGAAATAGTTTTGACGTTTTAAATAAACTAAATAAAATTTCTTGGATGTTTGATAGAGAAATAGCAAATGCTTTGCATTTAAGAAAAAAAATAAAAGTAGAATTTTTGTTGGGTGTAGTTAGAGTTTAAAATAGGTTATAATAAAATATGAAGGCCTGGTAGCCAAGTGGTAAGGCGGCAGTCTGCAAAACTGCTATACGTGGGTTCAATTCCCACCCAGGCCTCCAGATGATTAATTGAAATGTATGCCCGGGTGGCGGAATTGGCAGACGCGTATGACTCAAAATCATATGGGAGCAATCCCGTGTGGGTTCAAATCCCACCCCGGGCACAAAGAAATTTATTTTTTTTACTCCGGCTAAATCAGGAATAGGGAGTAAGTAAAGACAGAGGGCAACCTCTGTATAAACTCTGTCGAATCTTAATAGAAAAAAACAACATTCTTTGATATAATTTTATATTAGAAGTTATGTTTTATGATTCAAGAACTAATTAATAAGATAAAAGACGATTTTGGTGGTATTCCTGAGTTGAAGTTTACAATATTTATAGGAGGTATTATTTGGATGGCCGTCACAATGATTTTTTATACCCTTAATTTTTTCAATCCCTCTATCCAAGTTCCTGTTGGCGTTTCTGTTTATATAGTAATTGTTGCGGGTTATTCTTTTGTAAAAGAAATTTTAAGATGGGCAGGATTTCAACAAAAAACATACATAGGGGAATATCTCGTGCTTTTATGGGGACTTTACTTGATAATTTTAATGTTCCTTGAAATTTTTGGAGAATTTAAAGGTTATAATTGGAAAGTTTCACCTGATTTAGTTGGAATAGTTATAGAGATTACTATTATTTACTTTTTGTCTATAGTATCTAAATATTTACATCGCAAGAAGGCGATTGGGCAAAATAAATCCCTCTTTTTTTAATCACGAAGAAAAATAATATATTTTTATATTATACCAAGCATCTCTTTTGCTTTTTGAGATAATCTATCTTTTGTCCAAGGGGGTTTAAAGGTTAGCTTTAATTCCACCTCTTTTACTCCTTTTATTTGAGATATTGCTGATTTTATTTCCCTTTCTATTAATTCAAAAAGAGGGCAGCCTATTGTTGTAAGAGTCATTGTAATTTTTACTTTTCCGTTTTTTACATCAATTTTGTAAATTAAACCAAGATCCATTAAAGAAATTCTTATTTCAGGATCATAAACTTCATAAAGTTTTTTTTCTACTTCTTTTTTTATTTTTACGTCTGTTATTTTTTTCATTTTATAATAATTTTAAAACATTCCACCAATTTTGTATGTATTCTGCTCTTCTATTTTGGTATTGTAAGTAATAAGCGTGTTCCCAAACATCAAGCCCTATTATGGGTATATGCCCGAGTAAATAGGGAGAGTCTTGATTTGGCAAAGAATAAACTTTTAATTTACCATTTTCATCTTTTACAAGCCAGGCCCATCCAGAACCAAAATGATTTAAAGCAGTTTCTGAAAATATTTTTTTGAACTCTTCCACGCCGCCAAAAGTTTCTTCAACTTCTTTTTTTAGGTTTTCATCTACTTCTTTTTGAGGACCCATTATTTGCCAGAATAGATTGTGATTTATTGTTCCACCTCCATGATTTCTTATTATTATTTTGTCTTTTTCGTCGATGTTTAGATTATTTAAATCTCTCAATATTTCTTCTAAAGTTTTATTTTCAAATTCCGGATATTTTGTCAAAATAGGATTTACTTTATCGATATATGCTTGATGGTGTTTTGTATGGTGTATTTCCATCGTTGTCGCGTCAATGTAAGGTTCTAAAGCGTCGTAAGAGTAGGGTAGTTGTGGTAAGGTGTATTTCATAATTTTTATCTTTTATTTAATTTTAATAATGCGACCTTTATTTTTTATTTTTTAAAGCGCCTTTCAAAGCATTTAAAGATATCATCATGCATTTTTCTCTTATAGGACTTATTTCTTTTAAGTTCAACATTTTCAACATATCTTCTTTGTCTAATTTTTTAGCGTAACTTATACTTTTATTTTTAACCTTTTCTGTTAAAAGCGATGCTCCTGCCTGCGATATTGCGCAGCCTTTTCCTTCAAACTTAACGTCTTTTATTATATTTTTGTTTGCTTTAATATATATTTTAATTTTATCACCACAAAACGGATTGTAAATTTCATAAGTAAAATCAGGATTTTTTATTTTTCCTTTGTTTTTTGGATTTTTCCAGTGTTCAAGGATTACTTCGTGGTAAATATCTGCCATAATTTTAATAAAAAGTTTTTATTGCTTTTTCTAAAGAGTTTATAAATTCATCTACATCTTCTTTGGTATTGTATAGATAAAAACTTGCCCTAATTGAGGCCTCTAAATTTAGATAATTATGTAGTGGTTGGCAGCAGTGATGGCCTGCTCTCACACATATATTATCTTTCGCTAAAATATCTGCTATATCATGAGGGTGCAAGCCTTTTATTGAAAAAGATATGAGAGAATGCCTGTTTTTTGCGTTTTGCGGTCCTATTATTTCTATTTTATTTTTAAACCTTTCTTTTAATTTATGGAAGCAATAACTTACCAAACTTTTTTCAATTTTCTGAATTTTATTAAATCCAAATTTTTCTAAAAACAACAAAGCTTCTTTGAAAGCTATTACTCCTGCAATATTCGGCGTTCCTGCCTCAAACTTGTGGGGAGAATCCTTGAACTGCGTGTTTTTTATTTTTACAAAGGATATCATTTCACCTCCATAATTTTGAGGTTCTAATTTTTCTAAAAGTTTATATTTCCCCCATAAAATTCCAATTCCTGTGGGACCTAACATTTTATGGGCAGAAAAAACAAAAAAGTCGCATCCTAATTTTTTAACATCTATCTTTTTGTGGGGAGCGCTTTGGGCGCCATCAACAACAAACACACACTCTTTATTTTTCTTTTTTATTATTTTTGCTATTTTCGAAATATTATTTTCAGCGCCTGTTACATTAGATATATGAAATAAACTTATAACCTTTGTTTTTTTGGTAATTGATTTTTCAAGGTTTTTAATATCTATTTTTCCATCGCTTGTTATATTTAAAACCTTAAATTTTATTCCTTTTTCTTTTGCAAGAACTTGCCATGGAACAAAATTCGAATGATGTTCTGCCACAGAAACAATTATTTCATCACCTTTTTTTAAAAATTTTTTAATGCCGTTTGCTATTGTATTTAATCCCTGAGTTGTTCCGCTTGTAAAAACAATTTCATTTTCTTTTGCGCCCAAAAACTTAGCAACTATTTTTCTTGTTGCCTCATACTCTTCAGTTGCCTTTATTGATAAACCATACAAACCTCTAAAAACATTTGCAGGATATTTTTCGTAATATTCTTTTTCTTTTTCAATGACTTTGTTTAGAGTTAAAGCCTTTGCGGCAGAATCAAGATAAACAAGGTTTTTGTTGTTTTTTAGGGCAGGGAAGAAGTTTTTTATATTGTTGGCAGCCATTTTTTTATTTTAGCAATTCTAATTTTTTGTTTATTTCTTTTTCTAATTCTGAATATAATTTTTTGTCTTCTATGTTTTTAATTTTCTTTAAAATATCCAAACAAAATCCTTCCAATAAAAGTTTTTCTGCTTTTTTTTCTGGTATGCCTCTTGTTTTCAAGTAAAGGACTTTTTCTTTATCAAGTTGGCCTGTGGTGGAACCATGCGTGCAGTAAACATCGTTTGCCATAATTTCCAAAAACGGCTCTGAAAAAACATAAGCGTTTTTAGAAAGAATAATGTTTTCGTTTTTTTGATAAGCAAATGATTTTTGGGCACCTTTTCCTATTCTTATTAGGCCTTCATATAAAAATTTTGCTTTGTCTTTTAAAACGCTTTTTATTAAAAGATCTGACGTGCAGTTTCTTTTTTTGTGAATTTGCGTTGTTTTAACTTCAAAATTGTCTGAGTTTTTACCAATAAACAAGCCAATTATTTTCAGGCCACAACCTTCTTTTTCAAGCGAAAATTCATACCTGCCGGGGCTATTCAAAATAAAAACAACATAACTCCCCCTTTCTTTAAAACTCATTTTATAATTGTTGTATTTTTTGTCTATAATCTTTATAATCTTTTCCATATTTTTATCCTACGCTTCCTGACATTTCAAGCGCTATAAGCCTGTTAAGTTCAACCGCGTATTCAAGTGGCAGTTCTTTTGCAACAGGTTCTATGAAACCATTAACCAGCATGTTTTCTGCGTCTTCTTTTTTAATTCCGCGGGAAGCAAGATAAAACAATTTTTCTTCTCCTATTTTTTCAACAGTCGCTTCATGTTCTATTTGCGCTGTTTTGTTTAAAATTTTCATATAAGGGTAGGTATCGGATCTTGATTTTTCGTCTAAAATTAGGGCATCGCAAGAAACATAAGATTTAACGTTGTTCGCTTTTGGTCCAACAAAAACTAAGCCTCTGTATGAACACCTTCCGCCATCTTTTGATATTGATTTTGATATTATTCTTGAACTTGTGTTTGGCGCCAAGTGTATCATTTTAGCGCCTGTGTCTTGGTGTTGTTTGCCGGCGGCATAAGCAATTGAAAGCACCTCCCCTTTTGCTCCTTTTCCTTTCAAAACCACCCCAGGGTACTTCATGGTAACACAAGATCCCAAATTGCAATCGACCCACTCCACAATTGCGTTTTTTTCCGCTTGGGCCCTTTTGGTTACTAAGTTATAAACATTTTTACTCCAATTTTGCACAGTTGTATATCTAACCCTTGCGCCCTCCAGAGCAAAAATTTCAACAACAGCAGCGTGTAAAGAATGTGTGCTGTAAATTGGGGCGGTGCAGTTGTGAACCGCAAACCCATTTGCCAAATATGAATTTGTTTTTTCTACCTCTATATTAAACACAAAACCTTCATAATTTCCTTTTTTAATTTCTCTTATTGGCACTATAAAATAATCTTTTGTTTCTCTTATCATTGACCACTTTTTATTTGTTGTAAAGTAAATTACATACTGATTTTTTCTCTCAATCTTTCTGCCTTTAATAAAATCTTCCCCTCCTTTTCTTATCATTATGCCGGCAAATATTCCAATTCTTGTAAAAAGTTGTTGAATTTGTAAGGCAAGTCTTTCTGACGCTGTTGATATTCTATTTAATTCGCTTGCTTTATTTTTGGATTTTTTAAAACATAAGTTTCCATCTCCTTTAAAATAGGCGTTTAAAAATATTTTTATTTTATCAGTTGGCAGTTCCATTATTTCTTTACTTAGTTCTTTAAGATGCGCATATTTGCCGCAGTGGTAATCACAAAGATCATATAACTTTTTAGAATATACAGATAAACTAACCGCATGTTTATATTTTTCATCGTGCATATAAACTCTTTTCCTGCTTATTTTTTCCATAAGGGAGCCAACCCTTTTGATTAAATTATTTTCTTTTTCTCCGAAAGTGAGTCTAACCACGAATTGTTTTATTTTTTTATTATAATTAATATTTCCTTCGGCAAGATAATAACCTAAAAATTCTATTTCTTCATCGCTCAAATGCACGTTTTTTTTGTTAATTTTAACTTTAGGGAATACTATAAAATCTCCTTTTTTAAGTTCTTTTGCTGGTATGAATTCTGGTTTCGCTTTGATTAATTTTTTAGACGATGCTTCATAAAGCCAATTATTTTTTCTTTTACTTCTTGCTTTAACTGTTTCTCTTTTTATCGCTAAAACAGGATGTTCTGGAGTTAAAGAAAAATTATTATATGGAGATACGGGAACTATGGTGTAAAGCGGACCTTTATATTTCCTTGTCATTACCTTAGAAACTTTTGATAGCTCTCCTTTATGGTTTACAACATAATCTCCCGGTTTTATTGCTTCTATATTTGCGAATCCATCTTCTTTTAAAATTTGAGAGCCTGCTGGCATACAACCCTCTGTGTAATGGACAAAACTTCCCTTATCTGCGATTATTAATGTTCTTTCAAATTGGCCAAAGTTTTTGGCATTAATTCTAAAGTAAGCCTGTAAGGGTAGGGGAACTTTAACATTTTTTGGCACATAAACAAAAGATCCTCCAGACCAAACAGCAGAATTTAAAGCAGCAAATTTATTGTCGTTGTAAGGAATTAGTTTTCCAAAGTATTTTTTAACAAGGTCAGGATATTTTTTTAGGGCAGTATCCATGTCGCAGAAAATAACTCCAAGTTTCTTTAACTCTTTCCTTATATTTTCATAAACGCTTTCAGATTCATATTGAGAGACCACGCCTGCCAAAAATTTTCTTTCTGCTTCTGGCACGCCAATTTTTTCATAAGTTTCCCTTATTTCAGGCGGAAGTTCTTCCCAGCTTTTTGCAGTTTTTTCAGTTGGTTTTATATAGTAAGTTATTTTATCAAAGTTTATTTTAGATAAGTCAGCACCCCAAGTTGGCATTGGCCTTTGCACAAAGTGTTCGTAAGATTTTAATCTAAAATCGGTCATCCAAGATGGCTCTTGTTTTATTTTTGAAATTTGCAAAACAATATCTCGCGACAATCCCGGCTCCACCTTAAAAACAGATCTTTCTGGCATTACAAACCCGTATTTGTATTCATCGTTTATTATTTTCTTTGGCATATTTTTGGTTTATATAATATCGTAACCTTTTCTTTCTATTAATGTTGCTAATGTTTTATCTCCTATTTTTGCAACTTCCCCTTGTTTTATAACAATTACTTTATCTGGCTTTAAGTACTTTAAAATTCTGTTGTAGTGGGTTATAACAATATAAATTTTATCTTTTTGAAACTCCTTTAAAAATTTAGATATTAGTTTTAAGGCGTCAACATCAACTCCTGTATCTATTTCGTCAAATATGGCAACTTTTGGGTTTAGAATAATTGCCTGCAAAGCTTCCATTTTCTTTTTTTCGCCTCCTGAGAATCCTTCGTTCAAAGACCTTTCTAAAAGTTCTTCTTGTATTTTTAATTTTTTTGCGTATTTATCAACCAATTCCTTTATTTCTATAATACTAACTTTTTTGTCTGAGAGCGCGTATTTTAGCATTTGGTAAATATTTACTCCAGATAGCGATAGGGGATTCTGAAAAGCCATAAAAATTCCAAGCTTTGCTCTTTTTTCAGGAGGAAGGTTTTTTATGCTCTTTCCGTTAAATATTATTTTTGAGTTGCTGTTCAAAGAATATGCAGGGTGTCCCATTATAACATTTGCCAATGTAGATTTTCCAGAGCCATTAGGGCCCATTACAGCATAGACTTTTCCGTTTTCAAATTCAATATTTACGTTTTTAAGAATGGTTTTTTCTTTTTTCTCTTCTTGTATTTTGGCTGTTAGATTTTCAATTTTTAGCATATTTTTTAGATAGTTTATTTAATGTTATGTTTTTTAAAGTTTTTTCTATTGCTTTTTTAACTTCCCGCCATAAATATTCAGAAGAGCAGCTTTTTGATTTCGGGCACAAAAAACTATTTTCAAGGCACGCAACTAAGTTTATATTTTCTCCAAGTGCTTTTGCAATATCTAACATTGTTATTGATTTTTTATTTTTTGCCAATTCATAACCTTTGCCGCGTCCTCTGGAAGATTTTAACATGCCGCTTTTTCTTAACTGCTTCATTAGTTTTTCAACATACGCTTTTGGCAACCTTTCAATTTCTGCTATTTCTTTTGCTGTCATTGGCCTTTTACTTTGCGCCAATCTCGTTAAAATAATGACTCCATAATGGAGCTTGGAAGATATTTTCATATTTTAGTACTATATTAGTCCTATTTTAACACAGACAAATACAAAAATCAAAAGCAGGTAAGATAAAATAAAACTTATTCAAAAACAAAAATTTATACTAATTATATTGCTCCAAACGTTCACGATCGTGAACGTTTGGGGCAGGTGAAACTTCTAATTGTTTATAGGCATAGGTAATGGTATAATAAAAGTGAAAATGAATGAATAACATATGTACAAACGTCTAAAAATAATATCGTTAATAATATCAATAATTACAACATTTTTTTAATTACGTATTGGTTTTTGCAAGTAAATATTGCGAATAATAATAGCAATTATATAAATAATACTCAAGAAATAAGTGGAAAGAATGGTAGTGAGAAAAGTGAGGGTGATGAAAATTATAACAATGAGGGAGAAAATAATGATTTTCAAGAGTTTGAGGAAGAATATGCTACTATAATCAAAAAATATAATATAAGTTTTGGTGAACGCATTAAGAAATATTTTAAATCATACTTTAAAAATACATATATCTCCCTTTCTTGAGGCTTTGGAGGAATCAAGTTACACGGATTGGAATACATATAATATTCCAGAAAATCCTCCAGAAGGATCCACTCTTCCAAAACTCTCTTTAAAAGTTCCTAAAGATTATATATTTAGTTATGGTGGCATTCAAGAACAAAGATATGGACCTTTCTACAGTAAATATATTTTGTATTCTATATGCGAACCTAATTTCTGTAATGATAAATATTATTATTCCGAGAAATTATATATTAGATTTATATTAGAACTAAAAAGCGACAATAATATTTGTGATAAAAATATCTATAAAACCCAAGAGTATTTTTCATTTACTAATAAAAATGGAGTAAGATTGTTTTCGGTAATTTTAGAGACAATAAAAGGCACTTCATATGATATTCTTCTTTGTAACAATGAAGGATATGAAGGTATTGTTCAAATAAATATGCCAGCGGTTGACGCAGGAGTAAGCCTAGATGTAGTAAAAACATATTTCAAAATACTAAAGGTACAATAGTTATACCGGTGCGCGCCTAAAAGTAAGAAATTAGACGCTGAAAAAATAAAAGAGTTTATAAACGCAGTAGAAGAGGCGCAGGAAAACCTTGAAAAATTCTTTAATAACGATTCTCAATAAAAATATATTATTGCGCTGACAATTATAATAGGGATGTAAAAATAAATATGTAAGGTTTCATAAAGAGCCTGATGGTTTTTCTGTACATATGTTTTGGGAAAGACGGAGATATAAAGTTTGCCGGGATTTGCCCTGTTTTAAAATACGAATTCAAAACTTTTGTGATTTCTGTTCTTCTTTTTTTATAGTTTTCTCTAAAAATTTTATTTGTTGAATCTAAAAACCAAAACAATACTATAACAGCCATTGCCAA is a window of bacterium HR34 DNA encoding:
- the rbfA gene encoding Ribosome-binding factor A, giving the protein MTERRLQRIKKRIGESVSGVLMGYDIFETDEIINVIDINVSKNISKVQIFVEIISSNGNSFDVLNKLNKISWMFDREIANALHLRKKIKVEFLLGVVRV
- the sodA gene encoding Superoxide dismutase [Mn]; protein product: MKYTLPQLPYSYDALEPYIDATTMEIHHTKHHQAYIDKVNPILTKYPEFENKTLEEILRDLNNLNIDEKDKIIIRNHGGGTINHNLFWQIMGPQKEVDENLKKEVEETFGGVEEFKKIFSETALNHFGSGWAWLVKDENGKLKVYSLPNQDSPYLLGHIPIIGLDVWEHAYYLQYQNRRAEYIQNWWNVLKLL
- the sufU gene encoding Zinc-dependent sulfurtransferase SufU, translating into MADIYHEVILEHWKNPKNKGKIKNPDFTYEIYNPFCGDKIKIYIKANKNIIKDVKFEGKGCAISQAGASLLTEKVKNKSISYAKKLDKEDMLKMLNLKEISPIREKCMMISLNALKGALKNKK
- the sufS gene encoding Cysteine desulfurase SufS, with the protein product MAANNIKNFFPALKNNKNLVYLDSAAKALTLNKVIEKEKEYYEKYPANVFRGLYGLSIKATEEYEATRKIVAKFLGAKENEIVFTSGTTQGLNTIANGIKKFLKKGDEIIVSVAEHHSNFVPWQVLAKEKGIKFKVLNITSDGKIDIKNLEKSITKKTKVISLFHISNVTGAENNISKIAKIIKKKNKECVFVVDGAQSAPHKKIDVKKLGCDFFVFSAHKMLGPTGIGILWGKYKLLEKLEPQNYGGEMISFVKIKNTQFKDSPHKFEAGTPNIAGVIAFKEALLFLEKFGFNKIQKIEKSLVSYCFHKLKERFKNKIEIIGPQNAKNRHSLISFSIKGLHPHDIADILAKDNICVRAGHHCCQPLHNYLNLEASIRASFYLYNTKEDVDEFINSLEKAIKTFY
- the sufD gene encoding FeS cluster assembly protein SufD; the encoded protein is MEKIIKIIDKKYNNYKMSFKERGSYVVFILNSPGRYEFSLEKEGCGLKIIGLFIGKNSDNFEVKTTQIHKKRNCTSDLLIKSVLKDKAKFLYEGLIRIGKGAQKSFAYQKNENIILSKNAYVFSEPFLEIMANDVYCTHGSTTGQLDKEKVLYLKTRGIPEKKAEKLLLEGFCLDILKKIKNIEDKKLYSELEKEINKKLELLK
- the sufB gene encoding FeS cluster assembly protein SufB → MPKKIINDEYKYGFVMPERSVFKVEPGLSRDIVLQISKIKQEPSWMTDFRLKSYEHFVQRPMPTWGADLSKINFDKITYYIKPTEKTAKSWEELPPEIRETYEKIGVPEAERKFLAGVVSQYESESVYENIRKELKKLGVIFCDMDTALKKYPDLVKKYFGKLIPYNDNKFAALNSAVWSGGSFVYVPKNVKVPLPLQAYFRINAKNFGQFERTLIIADKGSFVHYTEGCMPAGSQILKEDGFANIEAIKPGDYVVNHKGELSKVSKVMTRKYKGPLYTIVPVSPYNNFSLTPEHPVLAIKRETVKARSKRKNNWLYEASSKKLIKAKPEFIPAKELKKGDFIVFPKVKINKKNVHLSDEEIEFLGYYLAEGNINYNKKIKQFVVRLTFGEKENNLIKRVGSLMEKISRKRVYMHDEKYKHAVSLSVYSKKLYDLCDYHCGKYAHLKELSKEIMELPTDKIKIFLNAYFKGDGNLCFKKSKNKASELNRISTASERLALQIQQLFTRIGIFAGIMIRKGGEDFIKGRKIERKNQYVIYFTTNKKWSMIRETKDYFIVPIREIKKGNYEGFVFNIEVEKTNSYLANGFAVHNCTAPIYSTHSLHAAVVEIFALEGARVRYTTVQNWSKNVYNLVTKRAQAEKNAIVEWVDCNLGSCVTMKYPGVVLKGKGAKGEVLSIAYAAGKQHQDTGAKMIHLAPNTSSRIISKSISKDGGRCSYRGLVFVGPKANNVKSYVSCDALILDEKSRSDTYPYMKILNKTAQIEHEATVEKIGEEKLFYLASRGIKKEDAENMLVNGFIEPVAKELPLEYAVELNRLIALEMSGSVG
- the sufC gene encoding Vegetative protein 296, which codes for MLKIENLTAKIQEEKKEKTILKNVNIEFENGKVYAVMGPNGSGKSTLANVIMGHPAYSLNSNSKIIFNGKSIKNLPPEKRAKLGIFMAFQNPLSLSGVNIYQMLKYALSDKKVSIIEIKELVDKYAKKLKIQEELLERSLNEGFSGGEKKKMEALQAIILNPKVAIFDEIDTGVDVDALKLISKFLKEFQKDKIYIVITHYNRILKYLKPDKVIVIKQGEVAKIGDKTLATLIERKGYDII
- the cymR gene encoding HTH-type transcriptional regulator CymR codes for the protein MKISSKLHYGVIILTRLAQSKRPMTAKEIAEIERLPKAYVEKLMKQLRKSGMLKSSRGRGKGYELAKNKKSITMLDIAKALGENINLVACLENSFLCPKSKSCSSEYLWREVKKAIEKTLKNITLNKLSKKYAKN